One Halonatronomonas betaini DNA segment encodes these proteins:
- a CDS encoding EscU/YscU/HrcU family type III secretion system export apparatus switch protein yields the protein MTKKNNREQQAAALGYDLEKDSAPKILAKGKGDIAEKILKKAEENNIPIQTDKDLVKTLLALEIGQEIPVDLYQVVAEILAFIYSLEEEN from the coding sequence ATGACTAAAAAGAATAATAGAGAGCAGCAGGCTGCTGCCCTTGGTTATGATCTTGAAAAAGATTCTGCCCCTAAAATACTGGCCAAAGGTAAAGGCGATATAGCCGAAAAGATTTTAAAGAAAGCTGAGGAGAATAATATCCCGATTCAGACAGATAAAGATCTTGTTAAAACTCTACTGGCCCTGGAGATTGGCCAGGAAATCCCTGTCGACTTATATCAGGTCGTGGCAGAGATATTGGCTTTTATTTATAGTTTAGAGGAGGAAAATTAA
- a CDS encoding flavodoxin family protein yields MLNILAIKGSPRSNSNSSFMLDKIIDGCKEKAVTENIEISEKIIKPFMMDIKTCTACFNCDKTAKCVFNDDMTELLKDFDRADIVLLASPIYFNGMPSHIKKMIDRCQPIWASKYVLEEPIIDRDKKRRSVLIGAAGAPGYEDQFIALEKVTSLFFRAINAKKFTQFLYPNTDDNLISEDEESLNKLNQIGKDLISEFVDD; encoded by the coding sequence ATGTTAAATATACTTGCAATTAAGGGAAGTCCCCGTTCTAATAGTAATAGTAGCTTTATGCTGGATAAAATTATAGATGGCTGTAAAGAAAAAGCAGTAACTGAGAATATAGAAATATCTGAAAAAATAATAAAACCTTTTATGATGGATATTAAAACCTGTACTGCCTGTTTCAACTGTGATAAGACTGCTAAATGTGTATTCAATGATGATATGACTGAGTTGTTAAAGGATTTTGATAGAGCTGATATAGTTTTACTTGCTTCACCTATTTATTTTAATGGTATGCCCTCTCATATTAAGAAAATGATTGATCGCTGCCAGCCGATCTGGGCCAGTAAATATGTGCTGGAAGAACCTATTATAGATAGGGATAAAAAAAGAAGATCTGTTTTGATCGGAGCAGCTGGAGCTCCTGGTTACGAAGACCAATTCATTGCCTTAGAGAAAGTAACTTCTTTATTTTTTAGAGCGATAAACGCAAAAAAATTCACTCAATTTTTATATCCCAATACTGATGACAATCTAATTTCTGAAGATGAAGAATCCTTAAATAAATTAAATCAAATTGGCAAAGATCTGATATCTGAATTTGTTGATGATTAA
- the ablA gene encoding lysine 2,3-aminomutase: protein MQEYKKIDLWKDVKESDWKDWRWQLKNRISDVEHLSKVIDLTDQEKEEIDQALGKLRMAITPYYASLINNDDPDCPIKKQAVPVSEELNLGKADMEDPLHEDVDSPVPGLTHRYPDRVLLLVTDQCSMYCRHCTRRRFAGSTDESLPLGKIEKAIDYIRETPRVRDVLISGGDALLISNKKLEKIIKKLREIDHVEIIRIGSRTPVVMPQRITPELVNMLKKYHPIYLNTHFNHPDEITPETERAAQLLADAGIPVGNQSVLLKGINDNPKIMRELVHGLLKMRIKPYYIYQCDLSQGIEHFRTRVDRGISIIESLRQHTTGMAVPTYVIDAPGGGGKIPVNPQYLISRSPGKVVLRNFEGKVFAYTEPGYEAKEDHIPEHTGGVSLLAENDKYSLDTKKDNVK, encoded by the coding sequence ATGCAGGAATATAAGAAGATTGATCTCTGGAAAGATGTTAAAGAATCTGACTGGAAAGACTGGCGCTGGCAACTAAAAAATCGAATTTCTGATGTTGAACATTTAAGTAAAGTTATTGATCTAACAGATCAGGAAAAGGAAGAGATAGATCAGGCTCTAGGAAAATTAAGAATGGCTATAACTCCTTACTATGCAAGTTTAATTAATAATGATGATCCTGATTGTCCGATCAAAAAGCAGGCTGTACCAGTATCCGAGGAATTAAATCTTGGAAAAGCCGATATGGAAGATCCTCTCCATGAAGATGTTGATTCTCCGGTACCAGGTTTGACTCATCGCTATCCTGATCGTGTTCTTTTACTTGTAACTGACCAGTGTTCGATGTACTGCAGGCATTGTACCAGGAGGAGATTTGCCGGCTCTACTGATGAATCTCTACCATTAGGAAAGATTGAAAAGGCTATAGATTATATTAGAGAAACACCAAGGGTTCGAGATGTTCTGATTTCAGGTGGAGATGCTCTTTTAATCTCCAATAAAAAACTGGAAAAGATAATTAAAAAATTAAGGGAGATTGACCATGTAGAAATTATTAGAATTGGATCAAGGACCCCTGTTGTCATGCCACAGAGAATAACTCCAGAACTTGTGAATATGCTTAAAAAATATCATCCAATTTATTTGAACACTCATTTTAATCATCCTGATGAAATCACACCTGAAACAGAAAGAGCAGCCCAATTACTGGCAGATGCAGGTATTCCTGTTGGTAACCAGTCTGTTCTTTTAAAGGGTATTAATGATAATCCAAAAATTATGCGGGAATTAGTTCACGGTTTATTAAAAATGAGAATTAAGCCGTATTATATCTATCAGTGTGACCTATCACAGGGAATTGAACATTTTAGAACCAGAGTCGATAGAGGTATTAGTATTATTGAATCTTTAAGACAGCATACAACTGGTATGGCTGTACCAACATATGTAATCGACGCACCTGGTGGAGGAGGCAAGATTCCTGTCAATCCACAATATTTAATATCCAGATCACCTGGAAAAGTCGTACTCCGTAATTTTGAGGGCAAGGTATTTGCCTATACAGAACCTGGTTATGAAGCTAAAGAAGATCATATTCCGGAACATACTGGGGGAGTCAGTTTGCTGGCTGAAAATGATAAATATAGTTTAGATACTAAAAAGGATAATGTAAAATAA
- a CDS encoding alanine/ornithine racemase family PLP-dependent enzyme has protein sequence MTKYPCTNIHLDKIRENASQMREKCAASGVKLAGVAKGAAGDLKVARAFLEGGIEQLADSRIQNLKKFKEAGLEAEMLLLRLPHPGEAEDVIKYADISLNTELKTLKALSKAAITKNKKHKVIIMVDVGDLREGVMQDDLPDFLVEALELDGIEVLGIGTNVGCYGGVLPTSTNTKVLVDLRDRLETTLNCKLPVISGGNTATSILLERDELPRGINHFRIGEGIIQGTDVTHQRDLMGFNRQNITLTAPIIELKNKPSVPTGEIGHDAFGQKPEFEDKGTRLRAILEVGRQDVRPDGVKPTIEGIEVIGASSDHLLLDVTDSEKELEVGDLITFELGYGAMLSAMTTNYLYRNYIDSESE, from the coding sequence ATGACTAAATATCCCTGTACAAATATTCATTTAGATAAGATTAGAGAAAACGCCAGCCAGATGAGAGAAAAATGTGCTGCCAGTGGTGTTAAACTTGCTGGAGTTGCAAAAGGTGCTGCCGGAGACCTCAAGGTTGCCCGAGCTTTTCTGGAAGGTGGGATAGAGCAGCTTGCAGATTCAAGAATCCAAAACTTAAAAAAGTTTAAAGAAGCAGGTTTAGAAGCTGAAATGCTGCTGTTAAGATTACCTCATCCCGGGGAGGCAGAGGATGTAATTAAATATGCTGACATTAGTCTTAATACCGAATTAAAGACTCTTAAAGCCCTTTCTAAAGCAGCCATAACTAAAAATAAAAAGCATAAAGTTATAATTATGGTAGATGTCGGTGATCTAAGAGAAGGTGTAATGCAGGATGACCTTCCTGATTTTCTAGTGGAAGCTCTAGAACTGGATGGAATAGAAGTATTAGGAATAGGAACAAATGTAGGTTGCTATGGTGGAGTGCTGCCAACTTCAACTAATACAAAGGTTCTTGTAGATTTAAGAGATAGACTGGAAACTACTCTAAATTGTAAACTTCCAGTTATCTCAGGAGGTAATACCGCCACATCAATCCTGTTAGAAAGAGATGAACTTCCCAGAGGAATCAACCATTTTAGAATTGGTGAAGGAATCATTCAGGGAACCGATGTAACCCATCAAAGAGATTTAATGGGTTTTAACAGGCAGAATATCACCCTGACAGCCCCGATAATTGAGTTGAAAAATAAGCCATCAGTTCCAACAGGAGAGATAGGCCATGATGCCTTTGGCCAGAAGCCAGAATTTGAAGATAAAGGCACCAGGCTTAGAGCAATCCTGGAAGTTGGCCGTCAGGATGTCAGACCTGATGGAGTTAAGCCAACTATTGAAGGTATTGAAGTAATTGGGGCCAGCAGCGATCACCTTCTCCTTGATGTAACAGACTCAGAAAAAGAACTGGAAGTTGGAGATTTAATCACCTTTGAACTGGGCTATGGTGCAATGCTTTCAGCTATGACCACTAATTATCTTTATAGAAATTATATTGATTCAGAGTCTGAATAA
- a CDS encoding amidohydrolase codes for MNNRLFYNCNLRKAYNDWEEDAAFLVKNGRVVATGNKSSLLGEWGDLPKVDLKGKTVTAGFNDSHLHLYQLGKDIQALDLSDVNSLSELKTKIVKWLENKDSDKLLRAVRLHDQNLPGGRLPDRKVLDNLVDDRPLIITRACYHAAALNSKALELANINKNTEAPESGRIGRYKDGRPDGRLYDSAIDLLEDNLPKPEPESVVKTLVSASKKLLAQGITSVGTDDLNAINRPDLMLSAYNKLIENRDSFPRLWLQQRVNSLKEIEWLNKNNCQTGQGDYWKLHGPLKIMLDGSLGARTAALSKPYSSSNSNYGDLLLTENKLINLLNTAAEYGFTAAIHVIGDKALDTALNAMEKASENGFEINESLLIHCQISRKEQLSRLGDLNMNLAIQPAFVATDWKFVEKYVGKDLASNSYAWKSLIDKGACLAGSSDAPIEPINPLWGIQTAITRQDKDNKPAAGWRPDEKLELDMAWDLFTSAGAMISGENNYKGDLKPGQLADFVVLSDNPNKVPAENISDIKVTATYQHGEKVYSDSESI; via the coding sequence ATGAATAATAGATTATTTTATAATTGTAATTTAAGAAAAGCTTATAATGACTGGGAAGAAGATGCTGCTTTTTTAGTGAAAAATGGCAGAGTTGTTGCGACTGGAAATAAAAGTTCACTCTTAGGAGAATGGGGGGATCTACCTAAAGTAGATCTTAAAGGAAAGACTGTAACTGCAGGCTTTAATGATTCCCATCTCCATTTATATCAACTGGGGAAAGATATTCAAGCTCTGGACCTTTCAGATGTCAATTCTTTAAGTGAGTTAAAAACAAAAATTGTTAAATGGCTAGAAAATAAAGATAGTGATAAATTGTTAAGAGCAGTTAGATTGCATGATCAAAACCTACCTGGCGGGAGACTGCCTGATCGCAAGGTTCTTGATAATTTAGTTGATGACAGGCCATTAATTATAACCAGAGCCTGCTATCATGCTGCAGCTTTAAACTCTAAAGCTCTGGAATTGGCCAATATTAATAAGAATACTGAAGCACCAGAAAGTGGCCGGATTGGAAGATATAAAGATGGTCGACCAGATGGCCGGCTTTATGATAGTGCCATAGATCTTTTAGAGGATAACCTACCAAAGCCAGAGCCAGAATCAGTTGTTAAAACTCTTGTATCAGCAAGCAAGAAACTCCTGGCTCAGGGAATTACATCAGTTGGAACTGATGATCTTAATGCTATAAATAGGCCTGATCTTATGCTCTCAGCTTACAATAAATTAATTGAAAACAGGGATAGTTTTCCGAGATTATGGCTACAGCAAAGGGTCAATTCTTTAAAGGAAATAGAATGGCTAAATAAAAATAACTGCCAGACCGGTCAGGGTGATTACTGGAAATTGCACGGGCCTTTAAAGATTATGTTAGATGGCTCCCTCGGAGCCAGGACTGCTGCATTAAGCAAGCCTTATTCTAGTAGCAATTCTAATTATGGAGATTTATTATTAACTGAAAATAAGCTGATCAATTTATTGAATACAGCTGCTGAATATGGTTTCACAGCTGCAATTCATGTTATTGGCGATAAGGCGTTAGATACAGCTTTAAATGCCATGGAAAAGGCCAGTGAAAATGGTTTTGAAATTAATGAATCTTTACTAATCCATTGCCAGATTTCAAGGAAAGAGCAACTATCCAGACTTGGAGATTTAAATATGAACCTGGCTATCCAGCCTGCCTTTGTTGCTACAGACTGGAAATTTGTTGAAAAATATGTAGGCAAAGACCTGGCCAGTAATTCATATGCCTGGAAGAGTTTAATTGATAAAGGGGCCTGTCTGGCTGGAAGTTCTGATGCACCAATTGAACCTATCAACCCTCTCTGGGGAATCCAGACTGCAATAACCAGACAGGATAAAGATAATAAACCTGCTGCTGGCTGGAGACCTGATGAGAAATTAGAACTGGATATGGCCTGGGATTTATTCACCAGCGCAGGAGCGATGATAAGCGGAGAAAACAATTATAAAGGCGACTTAAAACCAGGTCAGCTGGCTGATTTTGTGGTGCTTTCAGATAATCCTAATAAGGTTCCAGCAGAAAATATCTCAGATATAAAGGTTACAGCTACTTATCAGCATGGTGAAAAAGTTTATTCAGACTCTGAATCAATATAA
- a CDS encoding sigma-54 interaction domain-containing protein, which translates to MVKLDDIIMTDDGEKLLNGEIWQQIVNSLDEGMHIVDQRGRTILYNQRASELDGLKPEEVLDKNIFEAFPSLTYESSTLMQTLNNRKTYNNEQQTFVNKKGQQITTINKTFPLVLADGSKAAMEISRDITHLQEMVENVSDLRNKFYNQKKLKSNQVKDNNTTYTFKDLIGEEKHFKNLIKSGIRAAQNDSSVLIIGETGTGKELFAQGIHNASPRVDKPFIAQNCAALPRNLLESLLFGTEKGSFTGAHSKPGLFEQAEGGTILLDEINSLDYDLQAKLLRVLQEGKVRRVGGQKEIDVDIRVISTMNQSPDQAFAEGTLRQDLFYRISVVSFELPPLRKRKDDIPVLADYFISNFNQKFGQNLNGISEQLLNKMKNYHWPGNVRELKHMIECGFNLCQDGSCIDLEILPEYLQKKLNQNSFSEKKKENKLEEIPSVKDLSSLSDYLEQIEVELIQEALELADNNITKAARELDLSRQSLQYKLKKYNIEV; encoded by the coding sequence ATGGTTAAGCTTGATGATATTATTATGACCGATGATGGCGAAAAATTATTGAATGGTGAAATCTGGCAACAGATTGTTAATTCTCTGGATGAAGGCATGCATATAGTTGATCAACGGGGTAGAACAATCTTATATAATCAAAGGGCATCAGAACTTGATGGACTAAAGCCAGAAGAAGTTTTGGATAAAAATATATTTGAGGCTTTTCCTTCATTGACATATGAAAGCAGCACCCTGATGCAGACTTTAAATAATAGAAAGACATATAATAATGAACAGCAGACTTTTGTTAATAAAAAAGGCCAGCAGATAACAACGATCAATAAAACCTTTCCATTAGTTCTTGCAGATGGTAGCAAGGCAGCTATGGAGATTTCCAGGGATATCACTCACCTTCAGGAAATGGTTGAAAATGTTTCAGATTTAAGAAATAAATTTTATAACCAGAAAAAGTTAAAATCCAATCAGGTTAAAGATAATAATACGACATATACCTTTAAAGATCTAATTGGGGAGGAAAAACACTTTAAGAATCTCATTAAATCAGGGATTAGAGCAGCTCAGAATGATTCTTCAGTTTTAATAATTGGTGAGACAGGAACTGGCAAAGAATTATTTGCTCAGGGAATTCATAATGCCAGTCCTAGAGTCGATAAGCCCTTTATTGCTCAGAACTGTGCAGCTCTACCTAGAAATCTTCTAGAAAGTCTTTTATTTGGAACAGAAAAGGGTAGCTTTACTGGAGCTCATTCTAAACCCGGGCTTTTTGAGCAGGCAGAGGGGGGAACAATTCTCCTGGATGAAATTAATTCTTTAGACTATGATCTCCAGGCAAAATTATTAAGAGTTCTCCAGGAAGGGAAAGTTAGAAGAGTTGGTGGACAAAAAGAGATAGATGTTGATATTAGAGTTATTTCAACAATGAATCAGAGTCCAGACCAGGCCTTTGCAGAAGGGACTCTCCGCCAGGATTTATTTTATAGAATTAGTGTTGTCTCCTTTGAACTCCCGCCTTTAAGAAAGAGAAAGGATGATATTCCAGTATTAGCTGACTACTTTATATCTAATTTCAACCAAAAGTTCGGGCAGAATCTTAATGGAATAAGTGAACAGCTTTTAAATAAGATGAAAAACTATCACTGGCCAGGCAATGTCCGGGAATTAAAGCATATGATCGAATGTGGCTTTAATCTCTGCCAGGATGGTTCCTGCATTGATCTAGAAATTTTACCAGAATATCTCCAGAAGAAATTAAATCAAAATAGTTTCTCTGAAAAGAAAAAAGAAAATAAATTAGAAGAGATTCCTTCAGTTAAAGACCTTTCATCATTATCAGATTACCTTGAACAGATAGAGGTTGAGCTTATTCAGGAAGCTTTAGAACTTGCAGACAATAACATTACTAAAGCTGCCAGAGAATTAGATCTATCCAGACAATCTCTCCAGTATAAATTGAAAAAATATAATATCGAAGTTTAG
- a CDS encoding lysine exporter LysO family protein, with protein MNLWLIVAFLVAGFLFGFWRHQDKRVSKASDLVIFFGLMVLIFIMGTRIGADEEVIADLGQIGFQAFVIAVGAIAGSVIFLYLFSFYLKAALDHKEGSVDGYQEMVTAENGGALKLTGQIMAIVIAGLVTGWLLLPQTVLPVLENLTVAALAILLLGVGIDIGQNRLIFNQIRALGIRLIIIPLFVALGSILGAVISGTIIGLAANETAAVGAGFGWYSLSAVMLTDLHSVELGSLAFLTNIIRELLALISIPLISRFLGGIPAIGPGGATTMDVTLPLLRESGGEAIVIPAFINGVILSTLVPILVPFLLNL; from the coding sequence ATGAATCTTTGGTTGATTGTGGCATTTTTAGTAGCTGGTTTTTTATTTGGTTTCTGGCGACATCAGGATAAAAGAGTAAGTAAAGCTTCAGATCTGGTAATATTTTTTGGTCTGATGGTTTTAATCTTTATCATGGGAACTAGAATTGGTGCCGATGAAGAAGTCATAGCAGATCTCGGTCAGATAGGTTTTCAGGCCTTTGTCATAGCAGTTGGTGCTATTGCAGGAAGTGTAATCTTTCTTTATCTATTTTCATTTTATCTAAAAGCAGCTCTGGATCATAAGGAAGGCTCAGTTGATGGCTATCAGGAGATGGTTACAGCTGAAAATGGTGGAGCTTTAAAACTGACAGGCCAGATAATGGCTATAGTCATAGCTGGATTAGTTACTGGCTGGCTCTTATTGCCCCAGACAGTTCTGCCAGTATTAGAAAATCTAACTGTAGCCGCCCTGGCAATCTTACTTTTAGGTGTTGGCATAGATATTGGCCAGAATAGATTGATTTTTAACCAGATCAGAGCATTAGGAATCCGTTTAATCATAATTCCTTTATTTGTAGCATTAGGAAGTATTTTAGGTGCTGTTATTTCCGGAACCATAATTGGTCTGGCTGCCAATGAAACAGCAGCAGTCGGTGCTGGTTTTGGCTGGTATAGCCTTTCAGCAGTAATGCTCACAGATTTACATAGTGTTGAGTTAGGCTCTCTGGCATTTTTAACAAATATCATCAGGGAGTTGCTGGCTTTAATCTCCATTCCACTGATATCAAGATTTTTAGGAGGAATCCCGGCAATTGGACCAGGAGGGGCGACAACAATGGATGTCACCCTGCCTTTATTAAGGGAATCTGGTGGTGAGGCAATAGTCATTCCAGCCTTTATCAATGGAGTAATTCTTTCGACCTTGGTCCCAATTCTGGTTCCTTTCTTATTAAATCTATAA
- a CDS encoding lysine 5,6-aminomutase subunit alpha gives MAKLDLDQNKVERCRAASVSIADSVDNYIEGLTTTSVERTILRLYGIDGVDSEEIPVPNLIVEQLDKADLLKTGAAIRLGQALLESKMSVEDLSEAVAENKADIVKLVNNSNHNISKVKSYMREMASDRAKKIKATREKRDELQQEYPPGPKPWLYVIVATGNIYEDVQQARAAARQGADIVAVIRSTAQSLLDYVPYGPTTEGFGGTYATQENFKIMREALDEVGQEEGRYIQLVNYCSGLCMPEIAAMGAIERLDMMLNDAMYGILFRDINMKRTFVDQYFSRLINAYAGIIINTGEDNYLTTADALTEAHTVVASQFINEELASRSQLPPELMGLGHAFEIDPTVEDGFLLEIAQAQLVRQLFPEAPLKYMPPTKYMTGDIFKGHLQDGMFNLTSILTGQGIQLLGMLTEAIHTPFMQDRALSLDNAKYIFNNARNLGDEIQFKPDGKIQKRADQVLDETVEMLEEIAEEGLISALESGLFAGIERPRDGGKGKDGVIKKSSDYYNPFAEIFRKELIASE, from the coding sequence ATGGCAAAATTAGATTTAGATCAGAATAAAGTTGAGCGCTGTCGCGCTGCTTCAGTCAGTATAGCTGATAGTGTTGATAATTACATAGAAGGATTAACAACAACTTCAGTTGAACGGACTATATTAAGATTGTATGGAATTGATGGGGTAGATTCTGAAGAGATACCGGTACCTAACCTTATTGTCGAGCAACTCGATAAAGCAGATTTATTAAAAACTGGCGCTGCAATCAGGCTTGGCCAGGCATTGCTTGAAAGCAAAATGAGTGTAGAGGACTTATCAGAAGCAGTAGCAGAAAATAAAGCTGATATTGTTAAGTTGGTCAATAACTCTAATCATAACATCAGTAAAGTTAAATCCTATATGAGAGAAATGGCCAGTGATAGGGCCAAAAAGATTAAAGCTACCAGAGAAAAGAGAGATGAATTACAGCAGGAATATCCACCAGGACCTAAGCCCTGGTTATACGTAATCGTGGCCACAGGTAATATTTATGAAGATGTTCAGCAGGCCAGAGCAGCAGCCAGGCAGGGAGCTGACATTGTTGCTGTTATAAGAAGTACAGCCCAGAGCCTTTTAGATTATGTCCCCTATGGACCAACGACAGAGGGTTTTGGCGGAACCTATGCAACCCAGGAAAACTTTAAGATAATGCGGGAAGCCCTTGACGAGGTAGGCCAGGAAGAAGGCCGTTATATCCAGCTTGTTAATTATTGCTCCGGGCTCTGTATGCCAGAGATAGCAGCCATGGGAGCCATTGAAAGGCTGGATATGATGTTAAATGATGCCATGTACGGAATCCTTTTTAGAGATATTAATATGAAGAGGACTTTTGTCGATCAATATTTTTCCAGGTTGATAAATGCCTACGCAGGCATTATTATTAATACAGGAGAAGATAATTATCTCACAACTGCAGATGCCTTAACTGAAGCCCATACAGTTGTGGCCTCTCAATTTATTAATGAGGAACTGGCCAGCAGAAGTCAGTTGCCACCTGAACTAATGGGTCTTGGCCATGCCTTTGAAATTGATCCAACAGTTGAAGATGGCTTCCTGCTAGAAATTGCCCAGGCTCAACTGGTAAGGCAGCTATTTCCTGAGGCACCATTAAAATATATGCCACCAACAAAATATATGACTGGCGATATCTTTAAAGGTCATCTCCAGGATGGCATGTTCAATCTAACATCAATTTTAACTGGCCAGGGTATTCAGCTATTAGGAATGCTAACCGAGGCAATCCATACTCCTTTCATGCAGGATCGGGCCCTCAGCCTTGATAATGCAAAGTATATCTTCAATAATGCCAGAAATCTTGGCGATGAGATCCAGTTTAAACCTGATGGTAAAATTCAAAAGCGGGCTGATCAGGTTCTCGATGAAACTGTTGAGATGCTTGAAGAGATAGCTGAAGAAGGCTTAATCTCAGCCCTTGAGTCAGGACTTTTTGCCGGAATTGAAAGGCCAAGAGATGGCGGCAAAGGCAAAGATGGTGTAATCAAAAAATCATCAGACTATTACAATCCCTTTGCTGAAATATTTAGAAAGGAGTTGATTGCCAGTGAGTAG
- a CDS encoding OAM dimerization domain-containing protein yields MSRDLTAVKPYGDTMNDGKIQLSFTLPVPAGPEGKEAARKMASQLNLKEVEVVHTRDLGEDFSFYVVYGQTDKTVDYTKIRVARATTSVMDYYEINDYIEEHIGRPLRVVGACTGSDAHTVGLDAIMNMKGYSGEYGLERYPMFKTLNLGSQVPNEELIHKALEFEADAILVSQVVTQKDIHVKNLTELVELLEAERLRDKFTIVVGGPRISHELALELGFDAGFGIGTLPPEVASFLAEKLSSEINKEEN; encoded by the coding sequence GTGAGTAGAGACTTAACAGCTGTTAAACCATATGGCGATACAATGAACGATGGTAAAATTCAGTTAAGCTTTACATTGCCAGTTCCAGCAGGCCCTGAAGGAAAAGAAGCAGCTAGAAAAATGGCATCCCAGCTCAATCTAAAAGAAGTAGAAGTTGTTCATACCAGGGATCTTGGCGAAGATTTCTCATTTTATGTTGTCTATGGCCAGACCGACAAAACAGTTGATTATACTAAAATCAGAGTGGCCCGAGCAACAACATCAGTAATGGACTATTACGAGATAAATGATTATATAGAAGAACATATCGGCCGCCCCTTAAGAGTTGTTGGAGCCTGTACCGGCTCTGATGCCCATACAGTTGGCCTTGATGCAATCATGAACATGAAAGGTTACTCCGGAGAATACGGTCTTGAGCGGTATCCAATGTTTAAGACACTCAATCTTGGCAGTCAGGTTCCAAATGAAGAATTAATTCATAAAGCCCTGGAATTTGAAGCAGATGCTATTTTAGTATCCCAGGTTGTAACCCAGAAGGATATCCATGTTAAGAATCTAACTGAATTAGTAGAACTATTAGAGGCAGAGAGATTAAGAGATAAATTCACAATAGTTGTTGGTGGACCAAGAATCAGTCACGAGCTTGCACTTGAATTAGGATTCGATGCCGGGTTTGGAATTGGAACACTGCCACCGGAAGTAGCCTCATTTTTAGCAGAAAAATTAAGCTCTGAAATTAATAAGGAGGAGAATTAA
- a CDS encoding hotdog fold domain-containing protein — protein MITAKIRLRMSNADAHYAGNLVDGAKMLELFGDVATELLIRNDGDEGLFVSYDNVEFTAPVYAGDYIEARGKIVKVGNSSRKMEFEAYKVIAPAEDAEFESAAQVLDEPVLVCRAEGTCVVPKERQREV, from the coding sequence ATGATTACAGCTAAAATCCGTCTCAGAATGAGTAATGCCGATGCCCACTATGCAGGTAATTTAGTTGATGGCGCAAAGATGTTAGAACTTTTTGGCGATGTAGCCACAGAATTATTAATAAGAAATGATGGAGATGAAGGACTCTTTGTCTCCTATGATAATGTCGAATTTACAGCCCCAGTTTATGCCGGTGATTATATTGAAGCCAGAGGGAAAATTGTAAAAGTCGGTAATTCTTCAAGAAAAATGGAATTTGAAGCCTACAAAGTTATTGCACCAGCTGAAGACGCAGAATTCGAATCAGCTGCCCAGGTCCTTGATGAACCGGTGCTTGTCTGCAGAGCAGAGGGAACCTGTGTCGTTCCAAAAGAAAGACAGCGGGAAGTGTAA